In one Notolabrus celidotus isolate fNotCel1 chromosome 1, fNotCel1.pri, whole genome shotgun sequence genomic region, the following are encoded:
- the srsf3a gene encoding serine/arginine-rich splicing factor 3a produces MADPTFHRDCPLDCKVYVGNLGNHGNKTELERSFGYYGPLRSVWVARNPPGFAFVEFEDPRDAADAVRELDGRTLCGSQVRVELSTGEKRSRNRGIPQTWNRRPRDNLRRRSPQVRRRSPRRRSTSRSRSRSLSRDKRRYRSVSKDKNRKRSKSLSRSGSRSRSNERK; encoded by the exons ATGGCAG accCTACTTTTCATAGAGACTGTCCCCTTGACTGTAAGGTTTATGTTGGGAATCTCGGAAACCATGGGAACAAGACGGAGTTAGAAAGATCTTTTGGCTACTATGGTCCTTTAAGAAGTGTATGGGTTGCGAGGAATCCCCCCGGCTTTGCTTTTGTAGAGTTTGAAGATCCCAGAGATGCAGCTGATGCTGTGAGAGAATTGGATGGAAG GACACTGTGTGGCTCTCAAGTGCGTGTCGAGTTATCCACTGGGGAGAAGCGCTCTAGGAACCGTGGCATACCTCAAACCTGGAATAGACGCCCACGGGATAATCTTAGGCGACGTAGCCCTCAAGTTAGACGAAG ATCACCAAGGAGGAGGTCCACCAGCCGCAGTCGCAGCAG GTCTCTTTCAAGAGACAAGCGCAGATATCGGTCTGTCTCCAAAGACAAGAACCGTAAACGTTCAAAATCCCTCTCACGATCAGGGAG tcGTTCCCGGTCTAACGAAAGGAAGTGA